The following is a genomic window from Sporosarcina jeotgali.
AGCTTTGTAGTCGCCCAGACCTTCTTCGTCAAACTTTTCAACAGGAACAAAGCGGAGTGCCGCCGAATTAATGCAATAACGCGTTCCGGATTCCCCAGGACCATCAGGGAAGACATGTCCTAGATGTGAATCTGCTGTTTTGCTGCGTACTTCTGTTCTGCGCATTCCGTGTGTCGTATCGAAGTGCTCTGTAACTTCTTCTTTTTCAATAGGCTTCGTGAAACTTGGCCAGCCGCAACCTGCATCATACTTATCCTTTGAACTGAAAAGCGGCTCTCCAGATACAACGTCTACATAGATTCCATCTTCAAAATGGCTGTCAAACTCATTGCGGAATGGAGGTTCAGTTCCGTGTTCTTGCGTTACGTGGTACTGCATTTCGGTTAATCGATTTTTCAAATCCTCTTTCATGATTACTCACTCCAATTCTCTGATTTAAATCGTTCCCTGCCAGACCCCGCTGAATAGCGGTTATAATGTCCTGGGTTTTTCTTATAATAATCTTGATGCCCCTCTTCTGCCAAATAAAACGGTTTCGCGGGTAATATTTCTGTCGCAATTGATTTTGTGAATTTTCCTGACTTTTCTAGTTCAAGCTTGGATTGTTCAGCTTCTTTCTGTTGCTCAGCTGAATGATAAAAAATTGCGGTTTGGTAAGACTCTCCTCGATCGAAAAATTGTCCGCCGCTGTCGGTAGGGTCAATCTGACGCCAGAAGATATTCAATAATTCCTGATATGAAATGACTTCATCGTCGAATTCAATTTGTACCGCTTCCCGATGACCTGTTGTTTCTGAACAGACAAGTTCATACGATGGGTTCGGCACGTCGCCGCCAGTATAGCCGGAGACAACTGAATGGACGCCATCGTACTTATCAAAAGGTTTCACCATACACCAAAAACAACCGCCTGCAAAAGTTGCATATTGCTTCATGACGTACACCACTCCTTATTTTTTGAGGATGGACACTTCGAGTAAGATTTCATCCTTTTCTAGGTTGAACGATTTTGCTCGTACCGATACATCCTTTGCAACAGGTACTTTCGATAAATCGATAAAAAGCTCTTCCTCTTTTGGCCGGACAATCATCCATGAAGGTAATTTCACTGAATCACGTAAAACCTTAAGAACGGTTGATGGTGGAATGTTTAATTGACCTAGTTCCATGGAAGACTGTTTTAAGATCAAGTTCCCGTCTTTTTGGACAATAGGATCGAAATGCATAACTACAGGCAATGTAAAGGAAAAAACCGTTAACTCGGAGTACAGGATTACGTCGTCTTTAACTTTCATTTGTACCGGAAGTTTCTCACCTTTCATTGCTTCCCGAATATACGTATTCGCGATCCCTTCAAAATCTTTTTTTGTTGTACGGACTGTCAGGAGATTGGCATCCCCGTCTTCAATCACTTCTGTTGAAGGTAACGGCTCTGAGGTTCCTGTCGAACCTAGTAAAAAGAGAACACCTGCAAATCCTGCTGCTACCATTCCTGATAAAGTGAAAAAAGCGATTTTCCATCGGTTCAAGCAATCATCTCCTACCTGTCCATTTCCCCTTGGAACAGTTCTGGCAAACCAAACTCCTCCAAGTATTTTACATAACGTTCTTCCATCAGCGCATACCCTTGAGCATTCGGATGGAAAAAGTCCGTATGATAGACAATATTTGTATTTTCTTCGAACAAATCTGCTACTGGAACGAAACAGCTGTTTCCGTCCAATTCAATTCTGTTTTCGATGACTGCATTCCAATCATCAATAATCTCGTCAAACTCTTTTACTTCATCCGTTATTAACAAGATTGGATTGTACAATCCGGACATCACGATAGGGGCATCTGGATTAAGTGCACGGATTGTTCCAAAAATCTCATCCAGCCGCTTTTCATAGCTGTCCATTTCTTTATAAAACGGTTTTGTTTTCAGTTTGAACAAATTGGCTTTCAATACTTTCATAATATCATTGCCGCCAATGGTTATAAAAATCACGTCTGCATCTTTAATAGATGCCTGAATATCAGCTTCTTTCAACTGCGTTGCCAGCTGATCGCTTCGACGGCCGCGTTTTGCCAAGTTTTCCGTTTCTACAAAAGAAATCCCTTCCCATTCAGTCAGGTCTGAAGCTACCCGTTCAAAATAACCGCCCTTTTTCTCCTCGTCACCCACACCCTGAGTCAAGGAATCTCCCAATCCAACTACGTGAATAGACCTTGGCACAAAGCTAGTTGGAATATCCCAATTCGCAAACTCGAAGTTTCGTCTTTCAGTAAAAGGTTCTGCATTATTTCTGAACACCTGATCACACCCCGTCAGCACCAATGAGAAGGCAAGTAATACTATCCATGCTCTTCTTCTCATTTTTAAAGTTTCCTCATTTCGTATGATTTGTCAAACCCATGACCCGCCAATAAATTCAAGGTCTCATTCAGTGTAGTACATAAACCCGATTGCACCTGCGCCAGTGTGTGTACTGACTACTGGTGAAGTGAAAGAAAAACGGATATCTTTAAAACCGCTTTCTTCGATAAGGCGCATCAATGGTTCTGCCATGGCTAATCCTTGTGCGTGAGAAATACCTACACC
Proteins encoded in this region:
- a CDS encoding SGNH/GDSL hydrolase family protein encodes the protein MRRRAWIVLLAFSLVLTGCDQVFRNNAEPFTERRNFEFANWDIPTSFVPRSIHVVGLGDSLTQGVGDEEKKGGYFERVASDLTEWEGISFVETENLAKRGRRSDQLATQLKEADIQASIKDADVIFITIGGNDIMKVLKANLFKLKTKPFYKEMDSYEKRLDEIFGTIRALNPDAPIVMSGLYNPILLITDEVKEFDEIIDDWNAVIENRIELDGNSCFVPVADLFEENTNIVYHTDFFHPNAQGYALMEERYVKYLEEFGLPELFQGEMDR
- the msrA gene encoding peptide-methionine (S)-S-oxide reductase MsrA, with amino-acid sequence MKQYATFAGGCFWCMVKPFDKYDGVHSVVSGYTGGDVPNPSYELVCSETTGHREAVQIEFDDEVISYQELLNIFWRQIDPTDSGGQFFDRGESYQTAIFYHSAEQQKEAEQSKLELEKSGKFTKSIATEILPAKPFYLAEEGHQDYYKKNPGHYNRYSAGSGRERFKSENWSE
- a CDS encoding YpmS family protein — translated: MNRWKIAFFTLSGMVAAGFAGVLFLLGSTGTSEPLPSTEVIEDGDANLLTVRTTKKDFEGIANTYIREAMKGEKLPVQMKVKDDVILYSELTVFSFTLPVVMHFDPIVQKDGNLILKQSSMELGQLNIPPSTVLKVLRDSVKLPSWMIVRPKEEELFIDLSKVPVAKDVSVRAKSFNLEKDEILLEVSILKK
- the msrB gene encoding peptide-methionine (R)-S-oxide reductase MsrB — its product is MKEDLKNRLTEMQYHVTQEHGTEPPFRNEFDSHFEDGIYVDVVSGEPLFSSKDKYDAGCGWPSFTKPIEKEEVTEHFDTTHGMRRTEVRSKTADSHLGHVFPDGPGESGTRYCINSAALRFVPVEKFDEEGLGDYKAQFQ